The Lysobacter oculi genomic sequence TGTCCTTGAGCGGATAGGCCATCAGCGCGTAGCTCGGCACCATCGGCAGCAGCATCATCCACATCACGTGGCTCTGCGCCTCTTTCATGCTCTTGGCGCCGGCGGCCACGAAGGTCACCACGCCGGTGCCGATCACCACCAGCGGCAGCAGGATGAGCAGCAGCTTGGAGATCGCCGGCAGGCTCACGTCCATCGAGCGCGCCAGGCCGCTGGACAGCTGCGCGCTGGCCTTGAATGCCAGCAGGATCAGCAGCAGGGTGATGACGCCGATCACCGTGGCCGCCAGCATCTTGCCGCTGACCAATGCCCCGCGCGAGGCCGGTGTGGCCAGCAGCGGTTCCAGCGACTGCCGCTCGCGCTCGCCGGCGGTGGTGTCCATGGCCAGGTGGATGCCGCCGAGGAAGGCCGAGATCAGCAACAGGATCGGCAGCATCACCGACATCAGCATGCCGCGCTTGGCTTCCGGGGTGGCCATGTCGCGGGTGCCGACGCCGACCGGCATGCCGACCGCCGGATTGATCCCGCGCGAGAGCATGCGCAGCGCGCCGAGTGCCTGCGAATACTTCTCGAGTGATGCCTGCACGCGCTTGGCTGGCACATCGGCATTGCGGCGGGTGGAGTCGGTGACGATCTCGACCTTGGCCGGCTTGCCGGCCTGCCAGGCCTTGCCGAAGCCGGGGTCGATGATCAGGCCGACGTCATCCTTCTGGTTGCGCACGGCGGCTTCGACTTCCTGCTCACTGGCGTGGCGGATCCTGATGCCCTGGCTGGCCAGCAGCGAGACCAGCGTCGGGGCCTGCGCCGCGCCGGCGACCGGGATGGTCATCGGTGCTTCCAGCTGGGTGGTGGCGCGGCTCTCGGCCAGCTTGCCCATGCCCAGCAGCATCGCCGGGTAGAGCAGCGGGGTGAGCAGCAAGGTCATCAGCATGGTGCGGCGGTCGCGGAAGAAGTCGCGGAGCTCCTTGCGCATCACCACCATCATGGTGCGGATTCCGGTGTTCATGCGTGCAGGCCCTCCTCGGTGCCGATGAGGCGCACGAAGGCATCCTCCAGGTTGTCGATGCCGGCCTGCGCGCGCAGTTCCTCCGGCGCGCCTTCGGCCATGACCCGGCCGTTGGCGATGATGACGATGCGGTCACAGAGCGCGGCGACCTCCTGCATGATGTGGCTGGAGAAGATCACGCAGCGGCCTTCGGCCCGCAGCTGGCGCAGGAATTCGCGCAGGCCGCGGGTGGTCATCACATCGAGCCCGTTGGTGGGTTCGTCGAGGATGACGTTCTTCGGGTCGTGCACCAGCGCGCGCGCGATGGCGGTCTTGGTGCGCTGGCCCTGGCTGAAGCCCTCGGTCTGGCGGTCGAGGAAATCCTCCATCTGCAAGGCCTGCGCCAGCACCCGGGTGCGCTCGGCGATCTGCGCCGGGCTGAGGCCGTGCAGTTCGCCGAAGTAGGCGATGTTCTCGCGCGCGGTCAGCCGCTTGTAGACGCCGCGCGCATCGGGCAGCACGCCCAGCGAACGCCGCACCTTGTCGGCATCGGTCGCGACATCCACCCCGTCCACCTGCACGCGGCCGGTTTCCGGCTGCATCAGCGTGTAGAGCATGCGCATGGTGGTGGTCTTGCCGGCGCCGTTGGGGCCGAGCAGGCCGGTGATCTGGCCGTCGTGGGCGGTGAAGCTGACATCGTCCACGGCGACGACGGGGGCGGCTTTCTTGCCCTTGCCGGGAAAGGTCTTGCGCAGGTGTTCGGCGACGATCATGGTTCCCATCCCGAGTAAGAGGTGAACGGCGGCACGTAGGCCAGCTGGTCCAGGCATTTGGCGTCGAGCGCCTTGGCGTCGGCCTTTTCGATGAACTGGGCGAACAGCTTGGGCATGCAGCCGGCGCCGATGACGTTGTGGCCCTGGCCCTTGAGGTTGAGCCAGCGCGAATTCGGCAGCGTCTTGACGATCTCCTCGCCGTAGCGCGGCGGTGTGACCGGGTCGAACTCGCCGGTCAGCACCAGCACCGGCAGGTCGCCCTTGAGCGCGGTGTTGAAGTCGGCGGGCTTGGCGCCCTTGGGCCAGATCGCGCAGGTCTGCGCCATGGCTTCGGTCATGCGGTTGCCGAGCACGGTATCGGCGTCCTCGGCGCGGCTGACCATGCTGTCGGCGTCTTCGGTGCAGACCACCGACATCTGCATGCCCATCGCCATCTGGTCCTCCATCTGGCCCGAGAGCATCTTGGCCAGCGCCATCAGGCTGGCGTAGCGGCCCTGGTTGGCCTCGTGGATCAGCTGCGGCAGCAGCGCGCCGGCCGCCGGCATGTAGGCGTACATCCGCACCAGGCCGGCCACGGTGTCGGCGGTCAGGGTGTCGGTCTTTTCCTCGTTGGTGCTGGCGTCGCGGTAGGCCACCTGCACGGGGTTGGCGCGCAGGCGCGTGAGCAGGGCCTGCAACTCGGTGCGCGGGTCGCCCATGCGGGTGCGGCAGGCGGCGTTTTCCTTGCAGACCGCGAACTGCGCGGCCAGCGCGTCATCCAGGTTGCGGGCAAAGATGTTGCCGAGGCCGAGCGCGTTGGGCACCGGCGAATCCAGCGTCACCGTGCGCACGTGCTGCGGGTGGCGCAGCGCGTACTGCTGGGCGACGCGGGTGCCGTAGCTGATGCCGATCAGGTTGAGCTTGTCGAAGCCGGCGGCCTTGCGCACGTCGTCCAGGTCGGCGATGGCGTCGGTGGTGGTGTAGCGGGCCAGGTCGGCATCGGCGGCCAGCGTGTCCATGCAGCGCTTGGTGATGGCCAGCTGGGCGGCGGCGTCATCGGCCTTGACCTGCTGGTCGGCCTCCTCGCTCTTGCAGTTGAGCGGGTGCGATTTGCCGGTGCCGCGCTGGTCGATGAGCAGCACGCCCCGATCCTTCATCACATCCTTGAACACCGGGCCCAGGCCGGGGAAGGTCTCGACCGCGGACTGGCCGGGGCCGCCGGCCAGGAACACCACCGGGTCGGGCTGGCCGCCGCCGGGCTTGTCGGCCGGGATCCAGGCGATGTTGAGCGCGATCCTGCGGCCGTTCGGCTTGGCGCGGTCTTCCGGTACGGAGAAGGTGCCGCACTGGGCTTCGAGCGCATCGGTGCCGGGCATCGGCGATTCCAGCGAGCATGGCGCCAGGCGCAGGCTGCCGAGCGCCATCCGCGTATCGGGGCTGGCCTCGGGGCTGCGGTTGCAGCCGGCCAGAAGCGCCAGGCCCACGGCGAGCGTGAGTCGGGTGGGTCGGTTCATCGCGGACAACCTCCTGTTCCGTGCATGGTTCATTCCTCGGGAAAGAAAATGGATTCGATGGGGGTGGCGAACAGCCGGGCGATGCGGAACGCCAGCGGCAGCGACGGGTCGTACTTGCCGGTCTCCAGCGCGTTGATCGTCTGCCGCGAGACCTCCAGCTGCTCGGCCAGCGCCGCCTGCGACCAGCCGCGGGTTTCGCGCAGTTCGCGCAACTGGTTGTTCATTGGTAGCGCCGCACCGCGAAGAACTTGGCGATGCCGTAGACCAGCATCGTCATCGGGAAGACCCAGATCATCGCGGCGGCGGCATCGACCGAAATCACCCGGGCCTTGTCCAGCAGGCCGGCGGCGAAATACAGGAAGGACACGGTCAGCGCGGCGATGCCGATCGCCTCGGTCTCGATGCGCCGCTGCAGCTCGTCCACCTCGCGCAGGTAGCGTAGCGCCGCGCGCATGAACAGCAGAATGGCCAGCGCCGGCACGATGGCCACCGCCGCCCGCAGCGGCACCGATTCGATGCCGCGCTTGATCAGCCAGATCGAGCCGAACAGGGTCAGCGAGTAGCCGATCATGATCGGCCACAGCGCGCGGATGTAGCGGCGGCCGGCCGGCTGCGCGTACAGCTCGTCGCAGTGCTCGCGCCACCAGCGCGGCATCAGCAGGAACAGCAGCGCGCCCAGCAGATAGCCCGCGCCGATGCCGAGCCAGGTCTGCACGCCGTCGCGGTTCCAATCCAGCAGCCACTGGCCGGCCCCGGCCAACAGCAGCGCGCCGGCGCCGATCGCCACGAAGATCCACATGAAGCGGCTCATCGTCATGCGTCGCCCCCCTTGCGGGCCTTGCCGATGAAGACGATGCCGAGCGCGATGAAGGCGCAGCCGACGCCGAGGAAGGCCTTCTGGTCGCCGGCCATGGCGATGGCGAAGAAGACGATCCCGATGACGAGGAAGGGAACGCCGGCGGCCTTTGGCATGGTCCGGTTGTCCATCGCACACACCTTGTGTCAAGGAAGCTTGACAGACAACTTAGGCGACGGAATTCCGTGTGTCAAGTGTGCTTGACATGTTTTTTCGATGCGGTGAAGCCGGGTTGATGCCGCTCCGGCCCGCGTGCGGCTATCTGGCCGGGGCCAGGCTGACGTATTTCTCGCGCCGGATGTGCTTCATCGGCAGGCCGAAGTCCTTCAGCGCCTCGACGCAGGCATCGACCATGTTCGGGTTGCCGCACAGGTAGGCGATGTCGCCTTCCGGCTCCGGCGCGATGTCGGCCAGCACGTTCTGCACGTAGCCGAAGCTCGGCTCGCTGGCGCCGCGCATAGCGTCGTCGGGCGCGAAGGTGTCGCGCGAAAACGCGATCCGGTATTCGAACTGTTCTGGGAAACGCCGCACGGTGTCGGTGAACTCGTCGGCGAACAACAGGTCGTCCGGCGTGCGCACGCCGTGCAGCAGGACCACCCGCAGGCCGTCGTCGCGCATCCGCCGCTCCAGCTCCGGCAGCATCGAGCGGTAGCTGGCCACGCCGGTGCCGGTGGCGATCAGCAGGTAGCGCGCCGGCGCGTCTTCCGGCCGCAGGGTGAACAGCCCGAGCGGCCCGCTGGCCTGCAGGGTGTCGCCGATCGCCATGCCTTCGAACAGCGCGGTCGCCGCCCCGCCCGGCACCCGGCTGGCGACGAACTCCACCGCCTCGCCAGCCTGGATGTGGTGGTCGTGGCGGGTCGCGCAGGAATAGCTGCGCCGCGCGGTGCTGCCATCGGCCAGCGGGAAGTGGATCTGGATGAACTGGCCCGGCGTGTAGTCGAGCGGCTGGCCGTCATCGCGCACGAAGGACAGATGCAGCACCGCGGGCGTGGCCAGCCGGCGCGCGGTCAGGCGGATCGGGAAGAACTTGCTCATGGGGTGGGCGCAGGCAAGGCGGCCGGCGCGCGGATGGCTCCGGATCGGGCCCATATACTAGCGTTTTGGTCCGGTCCCCTCGCATGAATCCCCACGATCCGGGCGTCCCCGCGCTCTCGGTGCGCGCGCTACGCAAGACCTACGACAACGGCGTGGAAGCGCTCAAGGGCATTTCGCTCGATGTCGCCCCGGGCGACTTCCACGCGCTGCTCGGGCCCAACGGCGCCGGCAAGTCCACCCTGATCGGCATCGTCAGCTCGCTGGTCAACAAGACCTCGGGCGAGGTGAAGGTGTTCGGCATCGACATCGACGCCGACCGCAGCGCGGCGATGCGCCAGATCGGCCTGGTCCCGCAGGAAATGAACTTCAACATGTTCGAGAAGCCGATCGACATCTGCGTCAATTACGCCGGCTTCTACGGCATCCCGCGCGACGAGGCGCTGGCCCGCGCCGAAGTCGTCCTGCGCGAGGCCCAGCTGTGGGAGAAGGCGCATGTCATCAGCCGCACCCTGTCGGGCGGCATGAAGCGGCGGCTGATGATCGCCCGCGCCATGATGACCGCGCCGCGCCTGCTGATCCTCGACGAGCCCACCGCCGGCGTCGACATCGAGATCCGCCGCGGCATGTGGCAGACGCTGAAAAAGATCAACGCCGAGGGCACCACCATCATCCTCACCACCCATTACCTGGAAGAGGCCGAGGCGCTGTGCCGCAACCTGGCGATCATCGACCACGGCCGGATCGTCGCGGAGGGCTCGATGAAGTCGATGCTGGCGCGGCTGGATGTCGAAGGCTTCCTGTTCGATGTCGAAGGCGAACTGCCGGCGCAGCTGCCGCAGATCGAAGGCGCCACGCTGGCCGCGCTGGACGCGCACACGCTCGACCTGGACATGCCGCGCGCGATGGACCTCAACCGCGTGTTCGAGGCCTTCGAGGCCGCCGGCATCCGCGTCCGCTCGATGCGGACCAAGTCGAACCGGCTGGAGGAGCTGTTCGTGCGGATGATCGCCACCCCGCCCGCCACCACGCCGGAGGTGCGCGCATGAGCCATCCCAACCTGGTCGCGCTGGGCACCATCGTGCGCCGCGAAGTGATGCGCATCCTGCGCATCTGGCCGCAGACGCTGGTGCCGCCGGCGATCACCATGACGCTCTATTTCCTGATCTTCGGCGGGCTGATCGGCTCCAAGGTCGGCGACATGGAAGGCATCAGCTACATGGCCTTCATCGTGCCCGGGCTGGTGATGATGAGCGTCATCCAGAACAGCTACGGCAACATCAGCTCCAGCTTCTTCGGCGCCAAGTTCGGCCGCCACGTCGAGGAACTGCTGGTCAGCCCGATGCCGAACTGGGTGATCCTGACCGGCTACGTCGCCGGCGCGGTGCTGCGCGGGTTGATGGTCGGCGCCATCGTCATGGCCATCGCCATGCTGTTCACGCCGGTGCGGCCGCCGCATCCCTTCATCACCTTCGCCTCGGTCCTGCTGGGCGCGACGATCTTCTCGCTGGCCGGCTTCGTCAACGCGGTCTATGCGAAGAAATTCGACGACATCACCATCGTCCCCACCTTCATCCTCACCCCGCTGACCTATCTGGGCGGCGTGTTCTATTCGGTGAGCATGCTGCCGAAATGGGCCGAGGCCGCAACCCACCTCAACCCGATCTTCTACATGGTCAACGCGTTCCGCTACGGCCTGCTCGGGCGCAGCGACGTGCCGGTGGGCGTCGCCTTTGCGCTGATGCTGGGCTTCGTGGTGGCGCTCGGCGCGCTGGGGCTGTGGCTGCTGAAGCGCGGCACCGGCATGCGCAGCTGAACGGGCGTTCCACCTTCAGAACGGGTTGTTACACTCCCGGCTCCCCCGATTGGAGCCTGCCGATGTCGTCCTGCCGTTTCCTTGTCCTCTCCCTGGCCGTGTTTTCGCTGGCCGCCTGCAGCCCGCAGCCGGCCGCCGACAGCGCGGCAACCGCCGCCGCCGCTGACAGCCCGGACACCGCCACCGGAGCCCCGGCGGACAATGCGCGCGATGCCACCCCGGCCGATCCGCAGCATGTGAACACCATCCAGCTGGGCGCGACGATGACGGCGATGACCGAGATCTGTGGCCTGTCACAGCCGGCCGATGCCGACAAGGCGTTGCAGGGCATCAAGAAGGAAATGGCGAAGTCCGGCGTGTCCGATGCCGAGACCGAGCGCGTTTTCCACGAGGCCTACGGCGCCGCCAAGGCGAAGGCGGCCAGCGCCCCGCCGGCCGAGATCGCGAAGGGCTGCGAATCGCTGAAGCAGATGGGCGACCCGGCGACGATCAAGAAGCTCAACGACCTGGCCGCCAAGGCCGAGGCGGCCGCGAAGTCCTGACCCGCCGCGGGCGCGGCCGGCCTGGCCGCGTCGCGGGTGTCCATCGCCGTCCACGGTATTCCGCGCCATCGCGCGGACGCCTGTAACCATGGAGATTCCCATGAAGAAGACCCTGCTGAGTCTGGCCGTCATGGCCCTGCTTTTCACCGGCTGCAAGCAGGCGGATGACGCCGCATCGGCCACCCCCGCCGCGCCCGCTTCCCAGGACGCCACCGCCTCTGGGGAGGCTCCCGCCGCGACCGGCTTCGACATCGAAAAGGTACCGATGTCGACCGCGACGCTGGGTGACTTCCCCTACATCACCCTGCCCGCCGGTTACAGCAACAAGGGCTACGGCCAGACCAACAAGGCGTTCGCGCGCTTCCCCTTCTGGGTGGATGGCCAGGCGCACTGGGTGGAAGGCA encodes the following:
- a CDS encoding ABC transporter permease, which codes for MNTGIRTMMVVMRKELRDFFRDRRTMLMTLLLTPLLYPAMLLGMGKLAESRATTQLEAPMTIPVAGAAQAPTLVSLLASQGIRIRHASEQEVEAAVRNQKDDVGLIIDPGFGKAWQAGKPAKVEIVTDSTRRNADVPAKRVQASLEKYSQALGALRMLSRGINPAVGMPVGVGTRDMATPEAKRGMLMSVMLPILLLISAFLGGIHLAMDTTAGERERQSLEPLLATPASRGALVSGKMLAATVIGVITLLLILLAFKASAQLSSGLARSMDVSLPAISKLLLILLPLVVIGTGVVTFVAAGAKSMKEAQSHVMWMMLLPMVPSYALMAYPLKDTQLWQYAVPFLSQNQLVQKVTRGESPDPQQWGVYLASAVGLAALLWLAAVWRYRQEKLAISG
- a CDS encoding ABC transporter ATP-binding protein; its protein translation is MIVAEHLRKTFPGKGKKAAPVVAVDDVSFTAHDGQITGLLGPNGAGKTTTMRMLYTLMQPETGRVQVDGVDVATDADKVRRSLGVLPDARGVYKRLTARENIAYFGELHGLSPAQIAERTRVLAQALQMEDFLDRQTEGFSQGQRTKTAIARALVHDPKNVILDEPTNGLDVMTTRGLREFLRQLRAEGRCVIFSSHIMQEVAALCDRIVIIANGRVMAEGAPEELRAQAGIDNLEDAFVRLIGTEEGLHA
- a CDS encoding alpha/beta hydrolase translates to MNRPTRLTLAVGLALLAGCNRSPEASPDTRMALGSLRLAPCSLESPMPGTDALEAQCGTFSVPEDRAKPNGRRIALNIAWIPADKPGGGQPDPVVFLAGGPGQSAVETFPGLGPVFKDVMKDRGVLLIDQRGTGKSHPLNCKSEEADQQVKADDAAAQLAITKRCMDTLAADADLARYTTTDAIADLDDVRKAAGFDKLNLIGISYGTRVAQQYALRHPQHVRTVTLDSPVPNALGLGNIFARNLDDALAAQFAVCKENAACRTRMGDPRTELQALLTRLRANPVQVAYRDASTNEEKTDTLTADTVAGLVRMYAYMPAAGALLPQLIHEANQGRYASLMALAKMLSGQMEDQMAMGMQMSVVCTEDADSMVSRAEDADTVLGNRMTEAMAQTCAIWPKGAKPADFNTALKGDLPVLVLTGEFDPVTPPRYGEEIVKTLPNSRWLNLKGQGHNVIGAGCMPKLFAQFIEKADAKALDAKCLDQLAYVPPFTSYSGWEP
- a CDS encoding helix-turn-helix transcriptional regulator, giving the protein MNNQLRELRETRGWSQAALAEQLEVSRQTINALETGKYDPSLPLAFRIARLFATPIESIFFPEE
- a CDS encoding FAD-binding oxidoreductase, producing the protein MSKFFPIRLTARRLATPAVLHLSFVRDDGQPLDYTPGQFIQIHFPLADGSTARRSYSCATRHDHHIQAGEAVEFVASRVPGGAATALFEGMAIGDTLQASGPLGLFTLRPEDAPARYLLIATGTGVASYRSMLPELERRMRDDGLRVVLLHGVRTPDDLLFADEFTDTVRRFPEQFEYRIAFSRDTFAPDDAMRGASEPSFGYVQNVLADIAPEPEGDIAYLCGNPNMVDACVEALKDFGLPMKHIRREKYVSLAPAR
- a CDS encoding ABC transporter ATP-binding protein, which encodes MNPHDPGVPALSVRALRKTYDNGVEALKGISLDVAPGDFHALLGPNGAGKSTLIGIVSSLVNKTSGEVKVFGIDIDADRSAAMRQIGLVPQEMNFNMFEKPIDICVNYAGFYGIPRDEALARAEVVLREAQLWEKAHVISRTLSGGMKRRLMIARAMMTAPRLLILDEPTAGVDIEIRRGMWQTLKKINAEGTTIILTTHYLEEAEALCRNLAIIDHGRIVAEGSMKSMLARLDVEGFLFDVEGELPAQLPQIEGATLAALDAHTLDLDMPRAMDLNRVFEAFEAAGIRVRSMRTKSNRLEELFVRMIATPPATTPEVRA
- a CDS encoding ABC transporter permease, producing the protein MSHPNLVALGTIVRREVMRILRIWPQTLVPPAITMTLYFLIFGGLIGSKVGDMEGISYMAFIVPGLVMMSVIQNSYGNISSSFFGAKFGRHVEELLVSPMPNWVILTGYVAGAVLRGLMVGAIVMAIAMLFTPVRPPHPFITFASVLLGATIFSLAGFVNAVYAKKFDDITIVPTFILTPLTYLGGVFYSVSMLPKWAEAATHLNPIFYMVNAFRYGLLGRSDVPVGVAFALMLGFVVALGALGLWLLKRGTGMRS